A single Glycine soja cultivar W05 chromosome 14, ASM419377v2, whole genome shotgun sequence DNA region contains:
- the LOC114383445 gene encoding transcription factor MYB64-like, which translates to MVRGGSQGGDNNGFQIYGCEVINASNNPPLTAIGIDRFLCGHFPHQQQHARNYNAANVFADEEAFNNKWTHINQTPTLCLKGMHVLGKNAKVVRRRSKKKQSPVCWIKGQWNKEEDRKLIRLVKQYGERKWAEIAEKLEGRVGKQCRERWNNHLRPDIKKDSWSEEEERILVDTHARLGNRWCEIAKHITGRSENAIKNHWNATIRRQNSKRKNKKTKSSINGKPHSSILEDYIRSQNQTTSSNPTPGIITATDTIHTTLSQDNAANLANDLLFMKQIFKENVEVSKHSKMPSTSYLDYCQMNVDDVGECEYSLQYLDINNINMHLNDASLFPRETHPTHISYLPSDLHLSHLFNVAPGYGNQNGFSTSRLFRS; encoded by the exons ATGGTCAGAGGAGGAAGTCAAGGTGGTGACAATAATGGCTTCCAAATTTATGGGTGTGAAGTTATAAACGCTAGCAACAACCCTCCTTTGACAGCCATAGGCATAGATAGGTTCTTATGTGGCCACTTTCCTCACCAGCAACAACATGCAAGGAATTACAATGCTGCAAATGTTTTTGCTGATGAGGAGGCTTTTAATAATAAGTGGACACACATCAACCAAACCCCTACATTATGCCTGAAAGGTATGCATGTTTTAGGTAAGAATGCGAAAGTGGTgcgaagaagaagcaagaaaaaACAGTCTCCTGTGTGTTGGATCAAAGGACAGTGGAATAAAGAAGAGGACAG GAAACTGATAAGGTTGGTGAAGCAATATGGTGAAAGAAAATGGGCTGAAATAGCTGAGAAGTTGGAGGGAAGGGTTGGTAAGCAGTGTCGAGAAAGATGGAATAATCATTTACGTCCTGATATTAAG AAAGATAGTtggagtgaagaagaagagaggatACTAGTAGACACCCATGCGAGGCTCGGAAATCGTTGGTGTGAGATAGCAAAACACATTACAGGAAGATCAGAGAATGCCATAAAGAACCATTGGAATGCCACCATAAGGAGACAgaattcaaagagaaagaacaagaagACAAAAAGCTCTATTAATGGAAAGCCACATTCCTCTATACTTGAAGACTACATCAGAAGCCAGAATCAAACAACTAGTAGCAACCCCACACCTGGCATCATCACTGCCACAGATACCATCCACACAACACTCTCACAGGACAATGCTGCAAATTTGGCTAATGATCTACTCTTCAtgaaacaaattttcaaggagAATGTTGAAGTCTCTAAGCACTCTAAGATGCCTTCAACCTCATACTTGGATTATTGTCAAATGAATGTTGATGATGTGGGTGAGTGTGAGTATTCCCTCCAATACCTagatattaataacattaacaTGCACTTGAATGATGCTAGTCTCTTCCCTAGAGAGACTCATCCTACCCACATAAGTTATCTACCTTCGGATCTCCATCTCTCTCACTTGTTCAACGTGGCACCTGGTTATGGGAATCAAAATGGATTTTCGACATCAAGGTTGTTCAGAAGTTAA